GCACTTGAGGCAAAGAGTGCACTGTGGGAACAGAAGCAGGCGGAGCTGCAGCAGAGGCTGAACCAGGCGGATATCCGCACGGTGTATTATCTTAAGGTGGACCCGAAGCGGAATCTGCCTACCCGGCTGACCCGGAACCGCACCCTAACTTATCCCGGCAAGGCCGGAACGACTACGGAAGAAGCCTATATTACACAGGTGGATTTTTACGGTTATAAGTGAGTCCTTCCCTTCCCGCACATGGCTTGCGCTCTATGACAGGCGTGCTACAATATAACGGTATGTTTATTTTCAGCAAGAGGAAGGAAGAGAGAGACCAATGAATGATCCACGGATTCAAAAGCTTGCGGCGAACCTTGTAGGTTACTCCGTAAACGTACAGCCCGGCGAGAACGTGCTCGTCGAAATGATCGGCAGTGAACGAGATTTGATCAAAGCCGTTGTGGAGGAAGTAGGGAAGGCCGGAGGCCGTGCATTTGTGCAGCTGACCGACCGCACCGTTCTGCGCAGTATGCTCAAATATGCAACACCTGAAGGAATTAAGACCTGGGCGGAGATCGATTTGAACCGGATGAAACAGATGGACTGCTATATCGGCATCCGTGCCGGTGAGAATGTAAATGATTTGTCCGATGTGCCGGAAGAGAACATGAAGCTCTACAACTCCCTGTATTCCCACCCGGTACATAGCGAACAGCGCGTTAAGCACACCAAATGGGTGGTGCTGCGCTATCCTAACGCCAGTATGGCCCAGCTTGCCAACACGAGCACTGAGGCTTTCGAGGACTTTTACTTTGAAGTCTGCAATTTGGATTATGCCAAAATGGACAAGGCCCAGGATTCGCTGGCTGAGCTTATGCGCAGAACCGACAAGGTGCGTATCGCAGGTCCCGGAACAGACCTTACGTTCTCTATCAAGGGAATCGGAGCGGAGAAATGCTCCGGCCAGAAAAATATTCCGGACGGAGAAGTGTACAGCGCGCCTGTCCGCGATTCCGTGAATGGAACGATCAGTTATAATGCCGCATCGATCTATAACGGGGTAACCTTCGAGAATGTGAAGTTCACGTTCGAGAACGGCCGGATCGTAGAGGCTTCCAGCAATGATACCGCGCGGCTGAATGAAATTCTGGATTCCGACGACGGCGCACGCCATATCGGCGAGTTCGCCATCGGCTTCAATCCGTACATTCTGCATCCAATGAAGGATATTCTGTTCGATGAGAAAATTGCCGGCAGTCTGCACTTCACACCCGGCCAGGCTTATGATGTAACGGACAACGGCAACCGTTCGTCTATTCACTGGGACCTCGTTCTCATTCAGCGTCCCGATTACGGCGGCGGCGAAATTTACTTCGACGATGTGCTGATCCGCAAGGATGGAATTTTTGTGGTGCCGGAGCTGGAAGGTCTGAATCCGGAGAACTTGAAATAAAATGGTATCAAAGCGGTGATTTCAAAACACACAAAGGCTTGTTTCCAAGAAACACCTTGCGTGAGTAAGCGGATTCAATGTATCATGGAATGGGTAACAAGTGAACATTAGTTTATAATCAAGTTGCGGAGGGATTCCTATGTCCAACAATGCGGCAATCGTGGATATTGCACAGACAGCAAGCCAATTTAATTCATCTATCGTTCTTCAAGCGGACAACAAGTACATTGATGTTAAGAGCATCCTGGGCTTGTTCACTACCCTGGTATCCAGCCAAAGCTACGAGCTGCATGTACATGGCACAGATGCCGAGGAAGCCAAGAAAGCCATGAGCGAAGTTTTCGCCAAACACAATTTGAATTTCACAGTAGTAGCAGAGTAATTCAAGATTTTCCTCAGACGTCCGGCCTTGCGGCTGGGCGTCTTTGCTATGGAACCAGGTGATTTTGCAGGAACTTCGGCAATAACCCAAACTGAAATCTTGTATTAGGTCCTAATTTCGACTAATATTAAGAATAATAAGCATTAGCAGCTGTAACTTTTGGACATGGGGGGGAAAATGCATGACTTCATCGGATTTGCAGGAACAGCTCAATATCAAAGCAATCAATCTTCTTCAAGAAGATGCCGATAAAATTCAGAAGCTCATTGAAGTACAGATGGAGAATTTGGCAACCCGTTACTGCCCTCTCTATGAGGAAGTGCTGGATACCCAGATGTACGGCTTCTCCAGAGAGGTCGATTTTGCGGTCAGAGCAGGGCTGGTGCCGGAGCTTACCGGCAAGCAGGTGCTGAGCAAGCTGGAACGTAATTTAGCTGTATTGTACGAGGCACTGAACAAGAAGGCTGAGGAGCGGGAGATGTAAGTCCCGGTCATCAAGTGGAAACGGCATTGCCGTCCTTGTAAAGGACGGTACCGTTAATTCTTATATTTTCAACAAAACGCACACGAAAGACCCGGGGGTCGATCATGTGCGTTTTTTTAAATGGAGCTATAGGGCCTCAGAAGGGCCTCAGACCAGATAAAACGATACACCGAGAATCAAGTAGACCGCCAGCAGCAGGAGGCCTTCGTACCAGTTGGTAGAACCATCCTGGATAATCGATTTGGCGATGAACACCGATACGGCAATCGCTACGATCTCAATTGTGGTGAAGACAATCGACATGGTGTTGCCCATGAAGTAACTGGCGAAGATCAGCACCGGAGCCACGAATAGGGCAATCTGCAGACTGCTTCCTACGGCGATCTCCACGGCGGCTCCGATCTTGTTCTTCATGGCGAGCATAATGGCGGCGCTGTGTTCCGCGGCGTTACCGATAATCGCTACGAGGAATGCGCCGACGAACAGCTCGCTGAAGCCGAAGCGTTCGGTGAGAGTCTCCAGCGTCCCGACCAGCCATTCACTGACGAAGGCGACCATCACTGTGGCAAGGACCAGATAGAGGATCGAACGGTTCCGGGACCAGACGGGAGCATGCTCATTCGGCAGCTCTTCCGCAGTGTCGTCTGTAACATCCGCCAGGTATTTCTTGTGTGTAATCATGGAGAAGACCAGCCAGGCGAGGTAGGCGGCAATCAGCAGGCCGGCGACGACCAGGCTTAGGACATCGGTGTCTTTCTCCGTGATGGAGTGGGTGTTGAAGAACATAGCCGGGACGAACAAGGCGATGACCGCAACAATCATCAGCGAGCCGTTCAGACCGGCGAGGGTGACATTGAAGTTCTGAACCTTGAACTTCATGCCCCCGGCAAAAATACTCAGTCCGAGGACGAGCAGCAGGTTGCCGATGATGGAGCCGGTCAGACTCGCTTTAACCATGTCAAACAGTCCTTCCTTGACCAGGAAGAAGGCGATGATCAGCTCGGCTGCATTGCCGAAGGTAGCGTTAAGGAACCCGCCAAGCCGCTGTCCGGCATAGTGGGCTACGCTCTCTGTTGCCCGGCCGAGGAAACCGGCCACGAAGATGACTGAAACGGCGGACAATACGAACTGAAGGGTATGATCCCAATTCGCATAATGCCCTATGGCGCTAAGGATGAAGCTGATGACCAGCAGCGCCGGTGAGATCCATTTTTTCAAGGGTAAGCACTCTCCAGTCTCTATATGTAGGTTGATTTCATAATCAATATACCCAAATTGTTCCTGACTGTAAACGGGGGTGCGAGAAAGTGATTTGCTTTTTAGCCCGCTTTGGAATTACAATAATTGATAATGAGAGTAGGGGGGATATGGCATGGCAGAACAGCTTCAACTTGAATTGGGAAATATACGGATATCGAATGACGTTGTCTCAAAAATTGCCGGCCTGGCTGCGCTTGAGACTCCCGGAATTGCAGCCATGTCGGGCGGTTTGTCAGAGGGCTGGGCGAAGCGCCTGAGCGGCAAGAACGTGCAAAAGGGAGTAACTGTCGAAGTTGGCCAATTGGAAGCTGCAGTAGATCTGCGCATCATCGTACTGTACGAAACGCCGATTCATGAAGTGTGCCGCATGCTTCAGCAGAATGTCCGCGAGGCTGTGGAGAGTATGACCGGGCTTCACATCGTAGAGGTTAACGTTAAGGTCGAAGGCGTAGCCTTCAAGAACGACGAGATTTCTTAAGCACAATTATATTAGGCATCCATGCAAAAGGCAGTCCGGATATCTTCCGGACTGCCTTTAAATTATCTCGACCCTCGACTGTATGTAGCCTCTTAGCGTGCACGGGTGCCGACACTTCTGTTGTTGCGCACCTGTCTGACTGTAGTCACAGACTTCACGACTTCTTCCTTGGCAGGACGATTGGTCTCCCGTGAGATGCTGAGCATGATCCCCATGCAGAGCATGGTGACGAGCAGGGAGGAGCCGCCGTAGCTGATGAAGGGCAAGGTGACCCCGGTCATCGGGATCGTATTAGTGACACCGCCGATGTTGATGAAGGCCTGAATGGCGATGAGCCCCATGATTCCGATACCGACCAGGGTGCCGAAGGGATCGGTACACCGCAGTGAAATCAGAATGCCTCTCCAGATAAAATAGAGATAGAGCAGGAGAAACAGGGCGGTCCCCACAAAACCCAGCTCCTCGCCGATTACGGAGAAGATAAAGTCGGTATACGGATAAGGCAGATAATGCAGCTTCTGGATGCTCTGGCCGAACCCGGAGCCTTGTGTGCCTCCTTCGCCAATGGCGATCAGGGATTGCATGATATGATAGCCGTTGCCCGAGGCATCTTTCTCCGGATCAAGGAAGGCTTCAATACGGCCCTGACGGTAATCCTGCCTAATCTCAGCCTTCTCGGTGTGCGGCGACAGGGAGTCAATGGCGGTCTTGGCTCCCCAGACGAGAGCCACGCCCAGAATCAGTAGGCCAATCGAGCCCATAATGTGTTTCATACTGGCGCCGCCGGCATAGATGATCAGTCCGCTGGTTGCGACAAGAATCATACAGGAGCCGAAGTCCGGCTGGAGCATAATCAGTCCGGCTACGATGCCGACGATAATCATGACCGGGATATACCCTGTCCGCAAATCGCGCAGGCGCTCGCCTTTTTTGGTGATCAGGGCAGCCAGATACAGGATGATGGAGAGCTTGGCCAGCTCGGTAGGCTGAATCCCAAGGGTTCCGATGCTCATCCAGCTCTTGGCGCCGTTAATCCCCTCGGTGGTTGCTACGAACAGCAGCAGGATGAGTGTAATCACGAAGATCGGGGCATACCATTTCTTGAATTTGCTGTAGTGGATATTCATTACCACGAACATGATGAAGCTGCCCAGCACAGCCCAGATCAGTTGTTTTTTTACGAAGAAAAAGGCATTATTGCTGTATTTCTCGCTGGCAAGGGTTAAGCTGGAGCTGGAGCTGAACACCATAAGCAGGCCGAAGCCCACGAACAGCAGGGTGAGAATAAGTAACTGGAAATCGGGCGTTCCTCTTTTGGGCGGGCGGGCTTTGGCGGCCGTTTTTCCCTTCGCGGTACTCAAGCTCCCAGCAGCGCTTTCAATTCATCAATATGCTTCCGGGCGGTATCTAGCACCGGCTGAGGCACTGGAGATTCATATTCCAGTCCATGGGGAAACGTTGTTTTGCCCAGATAGACGGCTTCAATCGCCAGCACCGCATCTGACTTCTCCAGCTTCCCTTCCACAGCACGGGTATTAATGCGCAGGAAGTATTCGCCGCCATCCTTGTGGTCTTCTATCTTGCAGTCATAAGTCGCGCGGTAGTATTCCCATTGCCATCTGATGAATCCTGCCTTGGTTGCACTCTCGTCGAGATAAAGAAGGTCGCTCTTCAATCCTTCGAGGCCAGTGTTCTCAAATATCATAGCGCACAACTCCCCTTAATGAAGTATAATGATTCATTTGTAATTAAAATTTGCTATTGTTCTTCCTCATGATAGTCTGTTTCCCGGGGTTGTGCAAGGTAGAACGGGCTGATTAATACCTACTTTTTTGCGTTTCTGCTACAATAAAAGAAAGTTGGCAGGCTGCGGAGTGAGCAGAGGTGAAGCGCTCGCTCCGCAGGCTTATCCGCAGGATGCTGCCTGAGAAGGGAATGGAGAATAATGGAGAGGTTAGAAGTCGAGGAGCTGCTCCCGGAAATGGTCAAATGGCGCCGCCATCTGCACCGTCATCCGGAGCTGTCCTATCAGGAGAAGGAGACCTCTGCCTATGTTAGGGCAAGGCTCACTGAGCTGGGGATTGAGATCAAGTCGAGCGCAGCGGGCTATGGACTGACAGGTATACTTAAAGGCCGGGAGACTGGAAGAACGGTAGTCCTGCGTGCAGATATGGATGCGCTGAATATTACGGAGGAGAGCGGCCGGGAATATGCTTCACAGCAGCCCGGGGTGATGCATGCCTGTGGTCATGACGGGCATACAGCCATGCTGCTGGCTGCGGCAGCGTATTACAGCTCCCGCCGGGAAGATCTAAAGGGGGAGATCCGCTTTCTGTTCCAGCCGGCGGAAGAGGTCTGTCCCGGCGGTGCAGTGGGCATGATTGCGGAAGGCGTGCTTGCGGGTGCAGACGCCGTCTACGGATTGCATCTGTGGACGCCGTTCCCGCTCGGGACGGTAGGC
This genomic interval from Paenibacillus sp. FSL H8-0332 contains the following:
- the cax gene encoding calcium/proton exchanger, which translates into the protein MKKWISPALLVISFILSAIGHYANWDHTLQFVLSAVSVIFVAGFLGRATESVAHYAGQRLGGFLNATFGNAAELIIAFFLVKEGLFDMVKASLTGSIIGNLLLVLGLSIFAGGMKFKVQNFNVTLAGLNGSLMIVAVIALFVPAMFFNTHSITEKDTDVLSLVVAGLLIAAYLAWLVFSMITHKKYLADVTDDTAEELPNEHAPVWSRNRSILYLVLATVMVAFVSEWLVGTLETLTERFGFSELFVGAFLVAIIGNAAEHSAAIMLAMKNKIGAAVEIAVGSSLQIALFVAPVLIFASYFMGNTMSIVFTTIEIVAIAVSVFIAKSIIQDGSTNWYEGLLLLAVYLILGVSFYLV
- the ftsW gene encoding putative lipid II flippase FtsW, with the protein product MSTAKGKTAAKARPPKRGTPDFQLLILTLLFVGFGLLMVFSSSSSLTLASEKYSNNAFFFVKKQLIWAVLGSFIMFVVMNIHYSKFKKWYAPIFVITLILLLFVATTEGINGAKSWMSIGTLGIQPTELAKLSIILYLAALITKKGERLRDLRTGYIPVMIIVGIVAGLIMLQPDFGSCMILVATSGLIIYAGGASMKHIMGSIGLLILGVALVWGAKTAIDSLSPHTEKAEIRQDYRQGRIEAFLDPEKDASGNGYHIMQSLIAIGEGGTQGSGFGQSIQKLHYLPYPYTDFIFSVIGEELGFVGTALFLLLYLYFIWRGILISLRCTDPFGTLVGIGIMGLIAIQAFINIGGVTNTIPMTGVTLPFISYGGSSLLVTMLCMGIMLSISRETNRPAKEEVVKSVTTVRQVRNNRSVGTRAR
- a CDS encoding HPr family phosphocarrier protein; translation: MSNNAAIVDIAQTASQFNSSIVLQADNKYIDVKSILGLFTTLVSSQSYELHVHGTDAEEAKKAMSEVFAKHNLNFTVVAE
- a CDS encoding Asp23/Gls24 family envelope stress response protein, coding for MAEQLQLELGNIRISNDVVSKIAGLAALETPGIAAMSGGLSEGWAKRLSGKNVQKGVTVEVGQLEAAVDLRIIVLYETPIHEVCRMLQQNVREAVESMTGLHIVEVNVKVEGVAFKNDEIS
- a CDS encoding YlaN family protein yields the protein MTSSDLQEQLNIKAINLLQEDADKIQKLIEVQMENLATRYCPLYEEVLDTQMYGFSREVDFAVRAGLVPELTGKQVLSKLERNLAVLYEALNKKAEEREM
- a CDS encoding YugN family protein, whose product is MIFENTGLEGLKSDLLYLDESATKAGFIRWQWEYYRATYDCKIEDHKDGGEYFLRINTRAVEGKLEKSDAVLAIEAVYLGKTTFPHGLEYESPVPQPVLDTARKHIDELKALLGA
- a CDS encoding aminopeptidase yields the protein MNDPRIQKLAANLVGYSVNVQPGENVLVEMIGSERDLIKAVVEEVGKAGGRAFVQLTDRTVLRSMLKYATPEGIKTWAEIDLNRMKQMDCYIGIRAGENVNDLSDVPEENMKLYNSLYSHPVHSEQRVKHTKWVVLRYPNASMAQLANTSTEAFEDFYFEVCNLDYAKMDKAQDSLAELMRRTDKVRIAGPGTDLTFSIKGIGAEKCSGQKNIPDGEVYSAPVRDSVNGTISYNAASIYNGVTFENVKFTFENGRIVEASSNDTARLNEILDSDDGARHIGEFAIGFNPYILHPMKDILFDEKIAGSLHFTPGQAYDVTDNGNRSSIHWDLVLIQRPDYGGGEIYFDDVLIRKDGIFVVPELEGLNPENLK